The genomic interval GGCTCTGACATGCCGCTGGCCCGGTTATAGACAGAGCTGGGCACGAAGAGTTTGAGGCATTTTTTGGCGCGGGTGCAGGCCACGTACATCAGACGGCGTTCTTCTTCCAGGTCCTCGGCCCGTTGCATGGCCCGTCGGGAAGGGAACCGATCTTCTACAAGATCAATAATGATGACCGCGGACCATTCAAGCCCTTTGGCAGAGTGGACCGTTGAGAGAACCACCGCATTTTCTTTGCGTTTTTCCTCTTCCGGGTCGCCATCCAGACTGAGATCGCCGAGAAGTTGGTCCATGTCCGTGTAATTGACGGCAATCTGGCTGAGCTGTTCCAACCCGGCTTGCCGTTTCGGATAGTCGTCCGGGTATTTTTCGGCAAGAATGGGCTGGTAGAACGCGAGAATGGATTCCAGAATGGCCGACGGCTTGGGCGGCATGGCGCGGAGTTTGTTGAGTTCTCCGAGCAGCTCGCCGAGCTGTTCATGCTTTTTGGTCATCTTACCCAGATATTTGTCGTTTCTGGAATGAATCGCTTGATATATTTTTGCCACGGTTTTGGGGCCGACACCTTTGATGTGGTCCAAGGCTCGTTGCCATGCCAGCAGGTCGTGGGGATTGACGACCAATCGGAGATACGACAGGACATCTTTGATATGTGCGGCTTCGTGGAAGCGGATGCCACCGTATTTTTGATAGTCGATGCCGATGCGCGTCAAAGCCACTTCCAACGGGAATGATTGATATCCGGCCCGGAACAGCACTGCCACATCGTGCAAGGAATACTTGCGTCGGAATTCCAGAATCTGGTCCACCACGAGCTTGGCCTGACTTTGATCGCTGATCGGGTGGACCACTTCGGGTAGAACCGTACTCTTGAGGTCGGAATAGAGTTTTTTGTCGAATTTGGTGGTCGCCCCTTTGAGAATTTCATTGGTCAAATCAAGAATGGGCTGAACCGATCGATAGTTCTTCTCAAGGCGAATCACTTTGGCATTGTTGAATATCTTAGGAAATTCAAGGATGTTTGCGACATTCGCCCCACGAAAGGCATAAATGGATTGGGCGTCATCACCCACGGCCATGACATTGCCGGATTTTCCGGCCAGTAGTTTGACGATTCGAGCCTGTACCAGATTGGTGTCCTGATATTCATCCACCATGATGTAGCGATATCTGGTCTGGAGCTGGTTGCGGAGTGGTTCGTTTTCCGTAAGAAGCTTGTCCAGCAGAAAGAGCAGATCGTCATAGTCCATCAACGCATGAGTTCGTTTGAAATGGGCATAACCATCCGAAATTTCATTCAAGTCATCGAGATAGGAATTAAGGTGATAGGCTTCCCGTTCCAGGATGGTCTCGATAGGTAATTCCTTGTTGCGGGATTTGGTAATCATGTCCAGCAGGGTGGATTTTCTCGGATAGGAGCGATCCCCTTTGCCGAGTTTGAGGTCATCCTTGACATCTTTACAGATGCTTTCACTGTCCGCTCTGTCCATGAGTGTGAACCCATTGTCAAAGCCGATGTCCATGGCATTCTGGCGCAAGGTGGCATAGGCAAAGGAGTGAAAGGTGCCTCCAGCTGTTCCATGGAGGGACCGACCGAGAATCTCCTCGGCCCGGGTCAGCATTTCCTGAGCAGCCTTCCGGGTGAAAGTCAGTAGCAGGATTTGGCTTGGGTCAACACCCATTTCCACCAAGTGGGCCAGACGGTACACGATCGTGCGTGTTTTTCCTGAACCAGCACCCGCGATAACCAGAACCGGCCCTTCGGTCGTCTGGGCTGCCTCGCGTTGGGCCTCATTCAGTTCATTATCGAAATCTATGCTCATTTATTTTTTAATATCAAAGTGTTGGAGTATTGTGGTGCCGATGTCTCGTAGGGAGCGCGGCTGTGAATCTTCGGTGTCATAAAACAGTGCTCCTTCTACCGTATGTGTCCCTGTCCGTCCATGCAAACCAAATATGTCGGTTCGATCGAATTTGGCCTTGAGGTCAAAGCCGGGATGCGCTTCGCAGATTAGGTCAGGGACCTGATTGGTATGAGCACCGGGATAAAGGGTGTCTCGGGTGTGAACAGCCTTGAGGACCGGAGATCCTTTGTATGTCAGTTGGAGCAGTCCGTGTCTGATGGTGTTGATCAATGCGGGGATGTTCTGTTCAGACACTCGCCCTCGGCCAAAGCGTGTGGCGGAGTGAATGTAGATTCGACCCGGATCAAGGGCAAAGGCCTGGGATTCTGACGAGAGTTTCGAGGCATCCCACTCGTCGTCAGGGGTGCCGGAAAGCGTCAGGAATCCCTGTTGTTTGAGCCAGGTGTTCAGGCAGACTTCGGTTTTTAGTTCGGTAAAACCGTGGTCAGCCAGCACCAGCAGTCGTTTGGGACCGGGCAGAGCATCATATCGTTTCAGGAACAGGCCGATGGCGTGATCCCAATCCGCAAGAAAGCGCAGGCATTTTAAATGAGAGGGGTGATCCGTGTGAAGCACCGCATCCATGAAGAAGTGGAAAAGCCGATCCGTTTCAGTGAAGACGTGAATAAACAGGTCCCAGCCAAGGTCCGGCCAGAGCATGTCCAACGCATTCAATCGGGAATGTAGAGTCGCGCGCAGTTCTGCAAGCAGGTAGTCGAGATCCTGTTGTCCCCGGTTGGTGTCCGCTTCGAGCTTGTAGTTTATCGAGCAAAGTTTTTCTTTTAAAAACGAGGGGTAAACAGCTTTTTCAATGTCGAGAGAAACAAAACCGGAAATGCACATCCCCCGAAGTTGACGCACTGGATAGGTACCGGGCAGGTTGATGATGCGGGAAAGAATGCCGTGGGTGCCAAGACGGTCAAAGATGGTGGGACACGTCACATCCAGGCTGTTCGTGATTCGCATTTGATAGGTCTGCGGGTCCAAATGGGAAAAACCGAAAATACCGTGTTTTTCCGGGCCTTCTCCTGTAAAGAAGGCGGTCCAGTTAACTGGCGAAAGTTCTGGGAGTTCCGCTTTGACGGTGGTTGCGTGTTGCGCCAGTCGGCGGATGTTGGGCAGGCTCGCTCCAAGCTGAAGCGCAAGGTCGAGCGGCATTCCGTCCAACCCCAGTACAACCAGGCGTGAACGTGGTTTTGAAGAAAGTAGAATAGACATGATTAGAGCAGGGTTGTTTCAAATTTTTTCAGGAAGAATGTGGGGTTGTATGAGAGCTTCGCTTTTCGCAATCCTTCGTCACCCAGGTCTTGTTCTCGGTTGACAGTGGTGAAATCGGCACCGTCGTTTTCCAAAAACATCTGGTTGATGGCCTGATACACGCCTTTGTACCGGACATCGCCTTTTTCAAAATGGATGACGACCGAGTCTTCACACAGGGGTTCTGCCACAGTGTAGGCTATGACTTTTCCATCCACGCGCAGGCTGGCTCCCGTGAGACCTGTGATCTGATCGAAGTTGTGCAACACGCGAGTGATGGCGCGGTTTTCCGCTTTGAGTGCGTCTGACGGGTTGTTTTCTTCATACCATTTATACCATTCGTCCTGCATTTCGAGCACTTCTTCAACACAATTGGGCGTCATGGAGTCATAGGTGAAGTCATAGTTTTTCTTGAATTGGTTGAGCAGATTTTTCTTTTTATGGAATTTCTTTCCCTTGAGCGCGATCAGGTCCTCGACGGAATAGATGTAATCCCAGTGCTCGCGGCATTCTTCGATGAGGATGTGGTTGCCATAGGCCACGGACCAGAGACGGGTCAGGGCCTCGGGAACGCGGGTGAATTTCCCGCTGTCCTGCATGACGTCGCAATGGGGCCAATCGTATTTTTCCCACGGTCCGATGGGTGCCCAGAAAATGGTTTCCGGTTTGGTCTGACGGATGAAACACAGGTCTTTGTGAAAGGCCCATTCAAGACCGTAGTGTTCGGCCCAGCCAAAGATGTTGGCAAAGGAAAAATCACTGGTCAAAAGTTGTGGGCATTCGGTCAGGCACGCACGGTATTCGATCTGTCTGTCCACAGAGATTGGTTCAAAATTGAGTTGCATAGAGTATCCTCACTGTTCGTGACGAGGCGTTCGTTTTTGTATCATAGCGAAACGTTGCCAATTTTTGAAGTTGAAGAAATAGAGAAGTATGGACGATTGCACTATTTGTGAGCAGAACATGGCGATCCAGATGCCTTCGGCATCCTGCATGACGAAATGGCCAAGACAGTAAGCCAGTGGAAGTCTGAGGCCCCACGTTGCGCCGCCCATGATGAACATGTTGTACATGGTGGCCCCGGCCCCGTTGAGTGCTCCGGCCAGAATCATGCTGGTCAGGGTGAACGGGATGGCAAGGACGTTCCATTTGAGATAACTTATGGCCTGGGCCGCGACGGCCGTGTCTCGGGTGAGCAGCCCGACCCATGGTTCAAGGAATTGCCAGACCACGAAGGAAAAGAGCGTGATCGAGATCAGGCCTATTTTCAGAATACGGAACCCAAATTTTTTGGCTTCCTTGGGCTGCTTTGCTCCAAGGTAATGCCCGATGAGAATACTCGCGGTCAGATTGAAGGCAAAGGCGGGCAGAAAGAGGAGGGATTCGATGCGCAGTCCGATGGCCATGCCTGCCAGCGCGTCCACCGCGTTCCACGGAAGGCTTGCCGTGATGATATACAAGACCATGTAGCCGGACTGCCAGACTATTTGCATCAATCCTGACGGCCATGCGACTTTGATCAGATAGGGCATGGCCCGTTTGGTCCACCTCCACGGTGCAAAGCTGTCCCTTTTGAGGAGGCCGTGTCGGGCAAGTGTGAACACGTTGAGGAGCATTCCCGCAGTGATGGAGATGAA from Pseudodesulfovibrio sp. JC047 carries:
- a CDS encoding ATP-dependent helicase, whose translation is MSIDFDNELNEAQREAAQTTEGPVLVIAGAGSGKTRTIVYRLAHLVEMGVDPSQILLLTFTRKAAQEMLTRAEEILGRSLHGTAGGTFHSFAYATLRQNAMDIGFDNGFTLMDRADSESICKDVKDDLKLGKGDRSYPRKSTLLDMITKSRNKELPIETILEREAYHLNSYLDDLNEISDGYAHFKRTHALMDYDDLLFLLDKLLTENEPLRNQLQTRYRYIMVDEYQDTNLVQARIVKLLAGKSGNVMAVGDDAQSIYAFRGANVANILEFPKIFNNAKVIRLEKNYRSVQPILDLTNEILKGATTKFDKKLYSDLKSTVLPEVVHPISDQSQAKLVVDQILEFRRKYSLHDVAVLFRAGYQSFPLEVALTRIGIDYQKYGGIRFHEAAHIKDVLSYLRLVVNPHDLLAWQRALDHIKGVGPKTVAKIYQAIHSRNDKYLGKMTKKHEQLGELLGELNKLRAMPPKPSAILESILAFYQPILAEKYPDDYPKRQAGLEQLSQIAVNYTDMDQLLGDLSLDGDPEEEKRKENAVVLSTVHSAKGLEWSAVIIIDLVEDRFPSRRAMQRAEDLEEERRLMYVACTRAKKCLKLFVPSSVYNRASGMSEPTLPSPFILELPDTVFDRVNESYGGGLEKRRKRGTPGATPLSRPSTPSNSVAPSKPDPSKLGFCRHKIFGKGKIIARIEPNKYRINFPGFGLKVIIEDYLELL
- a CDS encoding alkaline phosphatase family protein, which codes for MSILLSSKPRSRLVVLGLDGMPLDLALQLGASLPNIRRLAQHATTVKAELPELSPVNWTAFFTGEGPEKHGIFGFSHLDPQTYQMRITNSLDVTCPTIFDRLGTHGILSRIINLPGTYPVRQLRGMCISGFVSLDIEKAVYPSFLKEKLCSINYKLEADTNRGQQDLDYLLAELRATLHSRLNALDMLWPDLGWDLFIHVFTETDRLFHFFMDAVLHTDHPSHLKCLRFLADWDHAIGLFLKRYDALPGPKRLLVLADHGFTELKTEVCLNTWLKQQGFLTLSGTPDDEWDASKLSSESQAFALDPGRIYIHSATRFGRGRVSEQNIPALINTIRHGLLQLTYKGSPVLKAVHTRDTLYPGAHTNQVPDLICEAHPGFDLKAKFDRTDIFGLHGRTGTHTVEGALFYDTEDSQPRSLRDIGTTILQHFDIKK
- a CDS encoding phosphatidylglycerol lysyltransferase domain-containing protein, yielding MQLNFEPISVDRQIEYRACLTECPQLLTSDFSFANIFGWAEHYGLEWAFHKDLCFIRQTKPETIFWAPIGPWEKYDWPHCDVMQDSGKFTRVPEALTRLWSVAYGNHILIEECREHWDYIYSVEDLIALKGKKFHKKKNLLNQFKKNYDFTYDSMTPNCVEEVLEMQDEWYKWYEENNPSDALKAENRAITRVLHNFDQITGLTGASLRVDGKVIAYTVAEPLCEDSVVIHFEKGDVRYKGVYQAINQMFLENDGADFTTVNREQDLGDEGLRKAKLSYNPTFFLKKFETTLL
- a CDS encoding MATE family efflux transporter, which produces MSETLTANMSRAPYRTIWNLAWPQLLMMFFHFLIGMTDVWVAGHINREVQASLGIISQSFFLLLVVAMAIANGAVAAISQSLGAGLIQRVKRYTGLCLLLAAILGTAFLVIGLPLKNGMLAILQIPPEMRTTTEYFLTIYLAMLPAYYMLMITNAIFRARKQVMYPLYSMIIVTALNTVLDLGLGLGWFGMPNIGFKGLAWATFISITAGMLLNVFTLARHGLLKRDSFAPWRWTKRAMPYLIKVAWPSGLMQIVWQSGYMVLYIITASLPWNAVDALAGMAIGLRIESLLFLPAFAFNLTASILIGHYLGAKQPKEAKKFGFRILKIGLISITLFSFVVWQFLEPWVGLLTRDTAVAAQAISYLKWNVLAIPFTLTSMILAGALNGAGATMYNMFIMGGATWGLRLPLAYCLGHFVMQDAEGIWIAMFCSQIVQSSILLYFFNFKNWQRFAMIQKRTPRHEQ